The proteins below come from a single Verrucomicrobiales bacterium genomic window:
- a CDS encoding choice-of-anchor E domain-containing protein: MAAITLAFHLNAAMATNITNTVPFDPPLNIWTDQSLSIPQFNASNGTLRNVQLAFNMQTDGTIRIRNGCTQRKTINFAYSNSFVLRVLETNFEAATESRTGLALSPGETAEFGSQSKRRTVTFDVSETGKFIGNGTTVANVSRAGSVTATCVEGGCGCVAASIVSFDIRGEVSVIYTFDPPPPPRINWELAPNGLDLLLSWPIQEGFSYVLETSTGFDNWLPISTNAAPTIVAREQVAIGTEAERFFRISRAAVVVH; this comes from the coding sequence TTGGCCGCCATCACCCTCGCCTTCCACTTGAACGCTGCGATGGCAACAAATATCACCAACACCGTCCCCTTCGATCCGCCTCTCAACATTTGGACGGACCAATCCTTATCAATCCCGCAGTTCAATGCGTCAAACGGCACCCTCAGAAACGTCCAGTTAGCTTTTAACATGCAAACCGACGGAACCATCCGAATCAGGAATGGCTGCACCCAGAGAAAGACGATTAACTTCGCGTATAGCAACTCGTTTGTTCTTCGGGTCCTGGAGACTAATTTTGAAGCGGCTACCGAAAGCCGGACAGGACTGGCCTTATCACCAGGGGAAACCGCTGAATTCGGCTCACAGAGCAAACGAAGAACGGTTACATTCGATGTTTCAGAGACTGGGAAGTTTATAGGCAACGGCACTACGGTTGCTAATGTTTCACGCGCGGGCTCAGTAACCGCAACCTGTGTTGAAGGCGGATGTGGGTGTGTCGCAGCATCGATAGTCAGTTTCGATATACGAGGAGAGGTTTCCGTGATCTATACCTTCGACCCACCACCACCACCGCGAATCAATTGGGAACTGGCTCCTAATGGACTAGACCTTCTCCTCTCGTGGCCAATACAGGAGGGGTTCAGTTACGTGTTGGAAACGTCGACCGGGTTCGACAATTGGTTACCCATTTCCACGAACGCGGCCCCTACGATTGTCGCCCGCGAGCAGGTCGCAATCGGAACCGAGGCCGAACGGTTTTTTCGCATAAGCCGTGCCGCAGTAGTGGTGCACTGA